The genomic interval CTTCAGATACGCCAAAGCGCTCGCTTCAATCACGTCGGTACTGACCGCTTTGCCATGATAGCGACGCCCTTGATAGACGATCTCAACCGAGGCTTCACCCTGGGCGTCCTCGCCACCTGAAACGGCACGAACCTGATAGTCCTTCAGTTCCGCGCTAATGCCAACAATCCGTTCCATCGCCTTGCAGACCGCATCAACCGGACCGTCACCGATCGCCGCATCGCGATAGGTCGCGACCGAAACGTCGCCGGTCGTGCTGCCGGCCGAAGTGGCAGCGGCAGACTCGTCACGCAGTTCAACAGTCGCCGTCGGAATCGTCCCCGTCCCCGCGGCAATGTGAAAGCGAATCAGCTTCCAGCGATCCACCGTCACGTTCATTCGATTGTCGATCAAGGCAACGATATCGGCGTCGTAAACGTTTTTCTTTTTGTCGGCCAGTGCAATGAAATCGTCATACACCTGCTGCAACTGGGCGTCCGGCAATTGATAGCCGAGTTCGATGACCCGCGAACGAATCGCATGCCGACCGCTGTGCTTGCCCAAGACGAGATTCGCCCCCACGAAACCAACATCCTCGGCCCGCATGATTTCGTATGTCGTCCGCTCTTTCAACACGCCGTCTTGATGGATTCCCGCTTCGTGAGCAAACGCATTCTGCCCCACGATCGCTTTATTGCGTTGAACGAGCATCCCCGTCGTGCTCGACACCAGGCGGCTCAGGCCACACAACTTGGGAGTATGAATGTTTGTCTCAACACCGTAGTAGTCATGACGCGTCTTGAGCGCCATCACGATCTCTTCGAGCGCCGCATTGCCCGCCCGTTCACCCAATCCGTTGATGGTACATTCAATCTGCCGGGCACCCGCTTCCACAGCAGCCAAACTGTTCGCCACCGCAAGTCCAAGGTCGTTATGGCAGTGCGTGCTGATGATCGCCCGATTGATGTTCGAGACATGCTGCTTGAGGTGCGAAATAACTTTGAAATAGTGCGTCGGTGTGGCATAACCGACCGTGTCGGGGATATTCACCGTCGTCGCACCCGCCTCGATCGCCTTCTCGACGACTTCGACCAAGAAGTCCAACTCCGTCCGAGCGGCATCTTCGGGCGAGAATTCGACGTCTTCGCACAAGGACCGGGCCAGTTTCACATGCTCCACGGCCGCTTTGACGATCTCTTGCTCGGCCATTTTCAGTTTGAACTGACGATGGATCGGACTTGTGGCAAGAAACACGTGAATTCGCGATTTCGCCACCCCGCGAAGTGCCTCCCCTGCCCTTTCGATATCTTCCCGGCGACAACGAGCCAAACCACAGATTCTCGCTCGATCACCAAACCGCTGTGCGACGGCCCGGACCGCTTCAAAATCGCCGGGCGAGGCGATCGGAAACCCGGCTTCGATCACGTCCACGCCCAGTTCGACCAGCGCTTCCGCGATTTTCAGCTTTTCGGGTGTCGTCATGCTGCAACCGGGTGACTGTTCGCCATCGCGAAGCGTGGTGTCAAAGATAATGACGTTGTCGGACATGATGATTTCGTGCTTCTATCTGAATAAGGTAGAAAACCGCGGGGACACAGACGTTTGACCGGATTGCCAATCCTGACCATCAAGCCAAAGTTTATCGTGTACGAATAAAAAAACCCTGAGACCACGCGGTCTCAGGGTCAACTTGTGCATAATGCGACTGGACGTTCCCTGATGCCCGCGTTTCAGCGAGTTAGCAGGTTCAGTAGGAGGAACGTGTCGCGTGTCATGATGAGGGAACAGACAATCCATTTTCGATGTAGGTTCAGTGGACGCGACCGAAATCGCCTCCCACAAAATGATACTGCTCGGGCCAACAGGGGTCAACTTGCAGCATCCTCAGACCAGTATCGACGAACGACGGAAATCGCAATCAGCAAAAACGAGAGGCTTTGAACGAATTGTCCCAGAATCGTGCTCGGCAATTTCACTCGGGGCGCAGCCAGCCTTCGCCCCAGGCGCGAGCTGTTCAAACCAACCCCGATCCCCATAGCAATTGTTTACTTACGAAGACTTCAGTCCAAAATCCCGTCTTGTCTGGATCTTCCTATCTCACTAGCATCCGATTGCGTTCAAGCAACACCGTCATGGACGAGTTTGGTGTGCAACGACGGACGACTTTCAGATTCGAAATCTGGCGGGGATCGCCCCCGTCGGCCGTCATTCTTTGGCTCATCGCCCCTGCATCATGTCAGGCACGGCACCGAGCTCACCTCGCAACGTCTTGACGGCACTACCGTTGTGTCACCGGCATGTTGAAAGAACGGGGACTGGCTCCGCACAGGCTCAAAAACCCTTTGAGATCGAGAATGCCGAGGTGCCTGTCCCCATTCGTTCAACAAGTCGATTTGATTTTGGTGTCGTATGAACTATGGATTCTCGCATTCCTTGAGTGAGACATTGCCAACGCGAGAGTCGACGTCTCTGAATGTCTCAGGGTTGGTCTCGTCACGAAGATGCTGCGTGCCGGGCTGAAATTCATTCGCCGATTCACCTTCGCCACCTCCCTGCTCATCTTGCTGATCTGCGGAGCCGAGGTCGGCGTGCGCCTGTACGAGGCGGCAGGCGGCACCCGCATTCAAAACACTTCAGAAGCGTCCAGCCTTGATCCCTCCCGATTGACGGTCCCTTCCTCGTCATGTCATCAGGAACTGATGCCCCTGGCGACCGCTCGCGTCGCCTGCCGCGACTCGAAGTCAGAAGTCGTAATCCACACGAATAGCCTGGGGCTGCGCGGCCGAGAACCGGCGATCCCCAAGCCGTCCGATGTCTGTCGGATTGTCGTACTGGGCGATGAAACGATCTTCGCCCCTGAAACGGACGACGCCGATCACTTCTGCACGCTCCTTCAAACGCAATTGCAACAACACTCGACAGCCACGATCGAAGTCATCAATGCCGGAGTTCCCGGCCATTGCCCGCTGACTGAATTCGTGCTGTTCAAACAACGACTGCTCAACCTGAAACCCGATCTGGTGCTGATGCATTTTGACTGGTCAGACGTCTCCGATGATCAACAAGTCCGACGTCAGGCTCGTTGTGATGAATCGCATATCGTTCAGGCTTGCCCGCACCCGAAACTGACGGCAAGACAGAAGGGACGGCCGATCGAGCAATGGCGGCAGCAATTCCGGCTGCTGGACTGGGGACTGTGTTCCGCAAGCTCCGAATGGAAATCGCGCGTGGCACGCCAGAAAGCATCAAGCCGCGATGCAGACCTGAACCCTTATGCATGGCTGCGTGACGAGCGTCCGGAACGCAATGTGGGATTCTGCCACTCCATCGAACCGATCGTCGAAATCGCAAAACTGTGCCGTTCCTCGTTCTGCCAGTTTGCCCTGTTCACCTCGCCCAAGCCTTGGCAGGTCTCCGCCCGATGCTGTCGCGGCGCCGGAATCCGTCTCGCATCGGGAGTCGCCCGTGACGCCTGTTACGCAAACCGCGCCCCGTTCAAAGCGCTACAACGTTTTGCCGATCATCAGAAGATTCTCTTCTTCGATGGCACGGCGACCTTAACCTCTGGAAAATCACCCGAAGTCAATTTTTTGAATTATGCCCCCCGCTGGTCGCATGCCGGTCACCAGCACATGGCCGATGATATGACGCGTTTCCTACTCGAAAATGCCCCCGACT from Schlesneria paludicola DSM 18645 carries:
- a CDS encoding 2-isopropylmalate synthase — translated: MSDNVIIFDTTLRDGEQSPGCSMTTPEKLKIAEALVELGVDVIEAGFPIASPGDFEAVRAVAQRFGDRARICGLARCRREDIERAGEALRGVAKSRIHVFLATSPIHRQFKLKMAEQEIVKAAVEHVKLARSLCEDVEFSPEDAARTELDFLVEVVEKAIEAGATTVNIPDTVGYATPTHYFKVISHLKQHVSNINRAIISTHCHNDLGLAVANSLAAVEAGARQIECTINGLGERAGNAALEEIVMALKTRHDYYGVETNIHTPKLCGLSRLVSSTTGMLVQRNKAIVGQNAFAHEAGIHQDGVLKERTTYEIMRAEDVGFVGANLVLGKHSGRHAIRSRVIELGYQLPDAQLQQVYDDFIALADKKKNVYDADIVALIDNRMNVTVDRWKLIRFHIAAGTGTIPTATVELRDESAAATSAGSTTGDVSVATYRDAAIGDGPVDAVCKAMERIVGISAELKDYQVRAVSGGEDAQGEASVEIVYQGRRYHGKAVSTDVIEASALAYLKALNKAISEQPTSTPAHGV
- a CDS encoding SGNH/GDSL hydrolase family protein, whose translation is MLRAGLKFIRRFTFATSLLILLICGAEVGVRLYEAAGGTRIQNTSEASSLDPSRLTVPSSSCHQELMPLATARVACRDSKSEVVIHTNSLGLRGREPAIPKPSDVCRIVVLGDETIFAPETDDADHFCTLLQTQLQQHSTATIEVINAGVPGHCPLTEFVLFKQRLLNLKPDLVLMHFDWSDVSDDQQVRRQARCDESHIVQACPHPKLTARQKGRPIEQWRQQFRLLDWGLCSASSEWKSRVARQKASSRDADLNPYAWLRDERPERNVGFCHSIEPIVEIAKLCRSSFCQFALFTSPKPWQVSARCCRGAGIRLASGVARDACYANRAPFKALQRFADHQKILFFDGTATLTSGKSPEVNFLNYAPRWSHAGHQHMADDMTRFLLENAPDLWNRNYVPRSQNIHSPLTRIRTDDDSIQWTSGTQQQSRPPETELKRQTP